Proteins encoded in a region of the Lycorma delicatula isolate Av1 chromosome 6, ASM4794821v1, whole genome shotgun sequence genome:
- the LOC142326532 gene encoding scoloptoxin SSD20-like, protein MDDFSVPGNVNYFGLQPSPNNFIEPGKMSLSSVSPTIIVDKDGNVTMVIGASGGTKITTAAASVITSYTWFNRTLKEAVDESRIHHRLYPVEISYEYGVIESLLRTG, encoded by the exons ATGGATGATTTCTCAGTTCCCGGTAATGTAAACTATTTCGGCTTACAACCGTCACCGAATAATTTTATCGAGCCTGGAAAAATGTCATTGTCATCGGTCAGCCCTACAATAATTGTTGATAAAGATGGTAATGTAACAATGGTTATTGGAGCTTCTGGCGGCACTAAAATTACTACAGCTGCGGCCAGT GTGATTACTAGTTACACGTGGTTTAACAGAACGTTAAAAGAAGCTGTTGATGAGAGTAGAATTCATCACCGACTCTATCCTGTGGAAATCAGTTACGAATATGGAGTTATcgag AGTTTGCTAAGAACAGGCTGA